GTACATAGCCTGTGGCCGGCAGCCAGCGAAGCTTGATGGAAAACAGATAGATGGCTAAAAGCGCCATCACGAAGCTGGGGATCGACAAGGTCGCAAACCCAATCCCGTTTACGAGGCGATCCGTCATCGAATTGCTGCGATACGCACTGACGATGCCTGAAGGAAGGGCCAGCATCAGGGCCATGCATTGAGAAATGATGAGCAGCTCAATGGTAACGGGCAATCTGGCGACGATCGTGTCAATCACAGGTTCATGGGTCAGGTAGGATTCGCCCAGGTCGCCGGAGACAGCATTTTTTAACCAGGTAAAATAGCGGACGACAATGCCCTGATCGAGCCCCATCTTTTTGCGTATGGCCTCGATATCCTCGAGTGTGGCTTCCTCGCCCCCAACAATATGGGCTACATCGCCCGGCAGGAGATTGATCATCAGGAATGTGAGCGCAGATACGGCGACAACTACGATAACCAATCGCAACGCTTTTTTGCCAAGTATCTGCATGGGTCAGATTACCTGCAAAGGATTCTCTGTATTTTCCGGGTTATTATCTGTTTAACCATACCGACTCCAGGCGTACAATGCCATTTTTAATCGATGAAAGTCCTTCAAGCTTTTTGCTGGCAATCACATGGCTGCGCATGCCGCCGCGATACAAAAGAGGGACATCGTCGTTGATCAGGCGGGCGATCTTACAGAGAATTTCGTTTCGCCGGTCTG
This window of the uncultured Desulfosarcina sp. genome carries:
- a CDS encoding ABC transporter permease is translated as MQILGKKALRLVIVVVAVSALTFLMINLLPGDVAHIVGGEEATLEDIEAIRKKMGLDQGIVVRYFTWLKNAVSGDLGESYLTHEPVIDTIVARLPVTIELLIISQCMALMLALPSGIVSAYRSNSMTDRLVNGIGFATLSIPSFVMALLAIYLFSIKLRWLPATGYVPLSIDFGANLKSYVLPGLSIAMIEWVVLMRVLRSDMITTLGQNYILMARAKGLPPWRVLLQHALRPSSFTLITVLGIQIGRHLGEAVIVETIFALPGIGRLLIDSIYARDYQMVQGCVLLITVGYVVINSFVDLLYTVLDPRIRTEGGHAG